The following proteins are co-located in the Polystyrenella longa genome:
- a CDS encoding tetratricopeptide repeat protein: MKSEERHHLKENDLQNLLVKTKPFLEKNLSMIVAVGLAIVIAAVVWLWMHRPPSSETASAASGMLTAYTQQDYGSIASDSRYKDTQIGYWASVKEADALLANGVILMFSDRAGAVSDLKQALENYNLILEKSSDKELRELSLYGKGCTLEALCDGDTTEAVETFEIFVNEFGETSVYTPDAVRRAQRLKKPNVQAMYKWMAENAGKPIAEQRPLDGMLNNPLEGLLSPGGSVPGATVPGATVPDASAPTGPQMTPQSPAKAETATPEEPASEDSTPAEPVTEDPAAEKPVTEEPATEEPKPAESTPEESASEEAKPAEATETAAETSAEEVPAEPAQPE, from the coding sequence ATGAAAAGTGAAGAACGCCACCATCTTAAAGAAAACGATCTGCAGAACTTGCTGGTGAAAACCAAGCCTTTTCTGGAGAAGAATCTCAGCATGATCGTTGCCGTTGGACTGGCCATTGTGATTGCTGCGGTTGTCTGGTTGTGGATGCATCGACCTCCCTCTTCCGAGACCGCCAGTGCGGCGTCGGGTATGCTTACCGCTTATACACAGCAGGATTACGGCAGCATCGCTTCCGATTCCCGTTACAAAGATACTCAGATTGGGTACTGGGCTTCCGTTAAAGAAGCCGACGCGCTGCTTGCTAACGGCGTTATTTTGATGTTTTCGGACCGCGCGGGCGCCGTTTCTGATCTTAAACAGGCACTTGAAAACTACAACTTGATTCTGGAAAAATCCTCAGACAAAGAATTACGGGAACTCTCGCTGTATGGCAAAGGCTGCACGCTGGAAGCGTTATGCGATGGTGACACCACAGAGGCAGTTGAAACTTTCGAAATCTTCGTCAACGAATTCGGAGAAACATCGGTCTACACACCCGATGCCGTTAGACGCGCACAACGGTTGAAAAAACCGAACGTCCAGGCGATGTATAAATGGATGGCTGAAAACGCCGGAAAACCCATCGCCGAACAACGTCCCCTGGATGGAATGTTAAACAATCCTCTCGAAGGACTGCTCTCACCAGGCGGTAGTGTCCCCGGAGCCACTGTCCCCGGAGCCACTGTACCGGATGCGTCTGCCCCTACTGGACCGCAGATGACGCCGCAGTCGCCTGCAAAAGCGGAAACTGCCACGCCTGAAGAACCAGCCAGCGAAGATTCGACTCCAGCAGAACCTGTCACGGAAGATCCCGCTGCAGAAAAACCAGTCACTGAAGAGCCAGCAACTGAAGAACCTAAACCGGCTGAATCTACTCCTGAAGAATCAGCCAGCGAAGAAGCCAAGCCAGCGGAAGCAACGGAAACTGCTGCTGAGACTTCGGCAGAAGAGGTTCCCGCTGAACCCGCCCAACCCGAATGA
- a CDS encoding SLC13 family permease: MSTPPLPDSAETAPAPRWGIPIGFALFAITLLLPVPEGMQPAAMRLIATVVLMGVFWFTEALPTGATSLIPLVAFPLLAIMPSDVVSQQYMDQNILLYLGGFIIALGIEKWNLHRRMALHVVKRVGENPRRLVLGFMLGTACMSMWISNTASTLLMLPLATALLTSLRETGRTRKELALLSPVLLLGIAYAASIGGSTTLVGTPTNLIFVKVWADQFPDQAPLSAGQWMIHFVPVGIVLLITAWLMLIRGLPRMSDSTVGETGFIDRKLRELGPPSQAEYVMGVLFVCTAFLWIFREPIQITEQFVIPGWRPFLLSHLSYFSEIDLTKTKYLHDSTVAIGVALLMFFIPVKGQGAKFARPLMDWDTVNKVPWAILFLIGGGFAIASAAQATELSNWIGQVLVTHLSGWPPWAWVLSICLLMTFLTEFTSNVATASALMPILALTAIGLGTDPQLLMLPAILSTSCAFMMPIATPPNAIVYSSGVVSMQQMARVGIQMNVVFALIITAATFLWLT, encoded by the coding sequence ATGTCGACTCCTCCCCTCCCTGATTCCGCTGAAACTGCGCCCGCTCCCCGCTGGGGGATTCCGATTGGGTTTGCTCTGTTTGCAATCACGCTTTTGCTCCCCGTTCCCGAAGGAATGCAACCCGCAGCGATGCGGTTGATTGCGACTGTCGTGTTAATGGGGGTCTTCTGGTTCACCGAGGCTCTTCCCACTGGTGCGACCAGTCTAATTCCTCTCGTTGCTTTCCCGCTGCTGGCCATCATGCCTTCCGACGTGGTCAGTCAGCAATATATGGATCAAAACATCCTGCTGTACCTGGGCGGGTTCATCATTGCGCTTGGGATTGAGAAGTGGAACCTGCATCGGAGGATGGCGCTGCATGTCGTGAAGCGCGTCGGAGAAAATCCGCGCCGTCTGGTGCTGGGGTTCATGCTGGGGACAGCCTGTATGTCGATGTGGATCAGCAATACCGCATCGACTCTCTTGATGTTACCGCTAGCGACGGCGCTGTTAACTTCGCTACGGGAAACGGGACGCACCCGTAAAGAACTGGCGCTGCTCTCGCCAGTCTTATTATTGGGTATAGCGTATGCTGCCAGCATTGGCGGCAGTACGACATTGGTAGGAACGCCAACAAATCTGATTTTCGTGAAAGTCTGGGCGGATCAATTTCCAGATCAAGCTCCGCTTTCGGCCGGACAATGGATGATTCATTTTGTGCCGGTGGGAATCGTGCTCTTGATCACCGCGTGGTTGATGTTAATTCGTGGATTGCCGCGTATGTCTGATAGTACCGTGGGGGAAACCGGTTTCATCGATCGCAAACTGCGTGAGTTGGGACCACCTTCGCAGGCCGAATACGTAATGGGAGTACTGTTTGTCTGCACGGCGTTCTTGTGGATTTTCCGAGAGCCTATCCAAATCACCGAGCAGTTTGTGATTCCCGGGTGGCGTCCATTTCTGTTAAGTCATCTCAGTTATTTCAGCGAAATCGATCTGACGAAAACCAAGTATCTGCACGATTCAACCGTAGCGATTGGCGTCGCACTACTGATGTTCTTCATCCCAGTCAAAGGGCAGGGGGCGAAATTCGCCAGACCTCTTATGGATTGGGATACGGTTAACAAAGTTCCCTGGGCAATTCTGTTTTTAATTGGGGGTGGGTTTGCGATTGCGTCTGCCGCGCAGGCCACCGAACTTTCCAACTGGATCGGACAAGTTCTCGTCACGCATCTTTCCGGTTGGCCTCCCTGGGCGTGGGTTCTCTCGATCTGCCTGTTGATGACTTTTTTAACCGAGTTCACTTCGAACGTGGCCACCGCCAGTGCGCTAATGCCAATCCTGGCACTCACGGCAATAGGTTTGGGAACCGACCCACAATTGCTCATGCTCCCCGCAATTCTTTCGACCAGTTGTGCCTTCATGATGCCCATTGCGACGCCACCGAATGCGATTGTCTACAGTTCGGGCGTGGTGAGCATGCAGCAAATGGCGCGGGTGGGGATTCAGATGAACGTCGTCTTCGCTCTGATCATCACCGCAGCAACATTCCTCTGGCTGACATGA
- a CDS encoding DUF1549 and DUF1553 domain-containing protein: MRLHGYRFSLLLLTCLASVGQFGLLLSPAAAEESRLAEQIDARLQTVWKAQQLEPAEITSDTEFIRRATLDLTGLIPRVAEIYEFQENDSPNRRAELIDDLLSRPRHSVHLANLWRSYLLSENIENLNAAQIGGFEEWLRSRFRDNVSYNQLVRELLLAEGSFDQVGPALYYSSLQVKPEELARSTSRTFLGVQLDCAQCHDHPFDDWKQTDFWSFAAFFAQISPQADGNGQMIQGGPQLTDLPTGEVFLPDSEEKVLPRYFGETEPIDTKTTTRRSALADWMTSEENMLFARATVNRVWSHLFGLGIVNPPDNFSSSNPPMDEELLDLIAHDFVEHQYDLRYLLRELTNTHAYQLSSRGAENEAQEQNDQRIRYFARHAMKPFTADQLYDGLAQATSQPLLSSAAGMFDIDPRRTEFIQKFKRTGDNQTDYQSGIPQALTLMNGTLTNQAVTVEESNILKALSAPFYTDAERINTLFLATLSHPPEEETAAMFLDYLNEQPDSQSKQAALGHILWALLNSAEFTMNY, encoded by the coding sequence ATGCGACTTCACGGATACCGGTTTTCTTTATTACTTCTGACCTGTCTTGCATCCGTGGGGCAATTCGGACTGCTTTTGTCTCCAGCTGCAGCCGAAGAATCGCGTCTTGCCGAACAGATTGACGCTCGACTGCAAACCGTTTGGAAAGCACAACAACTCGAACCGGCGGAAATTACATCGGATACCGAATTCATCCGCCGGGCGACGCTCGATTTAACAGGCCTCATTCCGCGCGTTGCTGAGATTTATGAGTTTCAGGAAAACGATTCTCCCAACCGCCGCGCCGAATTAATTGACGACCTGCTCTCCCGTCCCCGGCACTCGGTGCATCTGGCGAATCTATGGCGGTCGTATCTACTTTCGGAGAACATCGAAAACCTGAATGCCGCCCAGATCGGTGGGTTCGAAGAATGGCTCCGTAGTCGGTTTCGAGACAACGTTTCTTACAACCAACTCGTACGGGAATTACTACTGGCCGAAGGAAGTTTCGATCAAGTTGGACCGGCGCTGTATTATTCATCGCTCCAAGTGAAACCGGAAGAACTCGCCCGCAGTACCTCACGAACGTTTCTGGGAGTGCAACTCGACTGTGCACAATGTCACGATCATCCGTTTGACGACTGGAAGCAGACCGACTTCTGGAGTTTCGCCGCCTTCTTCGCTCAGATTTCACCACAGGCAGACGGCAACGGACAAATGATACAGGGAGGCCCCCAATTGACAGATCTGCCTACCGGCGAAGTTTTTCTACCGGATAGCGAAGAGAAAGTTCTCCCCCGCTACTTCGGTGAAACGGAACCAATCGATACTAAGACAACCACTCGCCGGTCGGCGCTCGCCGACTGGATGACGAGCGAAGAGAACATGCTGTTCGCCCGAGCGACGGTGAACCGGGTTTGGTCGCATCTGTTTGGGTTAGGAATCGTCAACCCTCCTGACAACTTCAGCAGCAGTAATCCCCCCATGGATGAAGAGCTACTCGACCTGATTGCCCATGACTTTGTAGAGCATCAATACGACTTGCGTTATCTACTGCGAGAATTAACCAACACGCACGCGTATCAACTTTCCAGCCGTGGAGCAGAAAACGAAGCTCAAGAGCAAAACGACCAACGTATCCGCTATTTCGCCCGACATGCGATGAAACCTTTCACCGCCGACCAACTGTACGACGGCTTAGCTCAGGCAACTTCACAACCGCTGCTTTCTTCGGCGGCCGGTATGTTTGATATTGATCCCCGACGGACGGAGTTCATTCAGAAATTCAAACGGACGGGCGACAATCAGACCGATTATCAATCAGGCATTCCTCAGGCACTGACATTGATGAATGGAACATTAACCAATCAAGCGGTCACGGTTGAAGAGAGCAATATACTGAAGGCACTCTCGGCCCCCTTCTACACCGATGCCGAACGAATCAATACGCTCTTTCTGGCCACCTTATCGCATCCCCCTGAGGAGGAAACAGCGGCGATGTTTCTCGACTATTTAAACGAACAACCTGATTCCCAGTCGAAGCAAGCCGCCCTCGGTCACATTCTCTGGGCACTGCTCAATTCGGCAGAATTCACCATGAATTATTGA
- a CDS encoding NAD(P)/FAD-dependent oxidoreductase, with protein MDMPAPESNILDNLEAPAAAYDAIVIGAGPAGSSFAALFAEQGHSVLLLERAPFPRFHVGESLIPETYWALERLGLIEKMKASEFPRKYSVQFISGDGRESSPFYFDEYNDHESAITWQVVRSEFDQLLVDNAREKGADVRIGGQVLDVLFDGDRATGVKVRFGKGDEATTQEIASKVIVDASGQTAFLASRLKLKEPDPQLQKGTVWSYFKGARRGEGRDEGATLILSTEGKKSWFWYIPLTDDIVSVGCTGEMDYMFGNKRGTPEEIFKDELSRCVGLQSRLDCAEWPTEFRTTKDFSYKSTQGAGPGWMLIGDAYSFIDPVYSSGVFLAMHSGMVAADAVHEALQANDLSPERLGAWQADYRKGVENFRKLVLAFYTPEFRFGEFLKVHPQYHSNLVDILIGDVFKPNVGEMFEAMDKYLPAIK; from the coding sequence ATGGATATGCCCGCTCCTGAGTCAAATATTCTCGACAACCTGGAAGCCCCCGCTGCCGCTTACGATGCCATCGTGATTGGCGCTGGCCCCGCCGGAAGTTCGTTCGCCGCACTGTTCGCAGAGCAAGGGCATTCCGTCCTGCTACTCGAGCGAGCTCCTTTTCCCCGGTTTCATGTAGGGGAATCCTTGATTCCCGAAACCTACTGGGCATTGGAGCGACTGGGGCTCATCGAAAAAATGAAGGCCTCCGAGTTTCCACGCAAATACAGCGTACAGTTTATTTCCGGTGACGGAAGAGAATCGTCTCCGTTTTACTTCGATGAATACAACGACCACGAAAGCGCGATCACCTGGCAAGTCGTTCGCAGCGAATTCGACCAGCTTCTCGTCGACAATGCCCGCGAGAAAGGGGCCGATGTCCGTATAGGCGGGCAGGTATTGGATGTCCTTTTTGACGGCGACCGCGCCACGGGAGTGAAGGTTCGCTTCGGAAAAGGAGACGAGGCAACCACCCAGGAGATTGCGTCCAAAGTGATTGTCGACGCGTCCGGACAAACTGCTTTTCTGGCCTCCCGGCTCAAATTGAAAGAACCCGATCCTCAACTGCAAAAAGGAACGGTCTGGTCGTACTTTAAAGGAGCCCGACGTGGTGAAGGCCGAGACGAGGGAGCAACGCTCATTCTCTCCACCGAAGGCAAGAAATCCTGGTTCTGGTACATCCCATTAACAGATGACATTGTCTCCGTCGGTTGCACTGGCGAAATGGATTACATGTTCGGCAATAAGAGAGGGACTCCAGAAGAGATCTTCAAGGACGAACTGAGCCGCTGCGTCGGTTTACAAAGCCGACTGGACTGTGCCGAATGGCCCACCGAGTTCCGCACCACGAAAGACTTCAGTTACAAGTCGACTCAAGGTGCCGGCCCCGGTTGGATGTTGATTGGTGATGCCTACAGTTTTATCGACCCAGTCTATTCCTCCGGCGTGTTTCTCGCGATGCATTCCGGCATGGTCGCCGCCGATGCCGTTCACGAAGCCCTGCAAGCGAACGATCTCTCTCCCGAACGCCTCGGAGCCTGGCAAGCCGACTACCGTAAAGGAGTCGAGAACTTCCGTAAACTGGTTCTGGCCTTCTACACTCCCGAATTCCGTTTTGGTGAATTCCTGAAGGTCCACCCGCAATATCACTCCAACCTGGTCGATATCCTCATCGGCGACGTCTTCAAACCCAATGTCGGCGAAATGTTCGAAGCCATGGACAAATACCTGCCCGCGATTAAGTAA
- a CDS encoding DUF1501 domain-containing protein yields the protein MWNINRRRCLQTLAGSIAGASASPWLRPLAQAMAAEKTGSPKRNLIVLWMTGGPSQLDTFDLKPEHENGGEFKPIDTNVPGIQISEHLPQLAQQADKLAIIRSLSTKEGDHARGTYLMHTGQRPGAPINYPSICASLSKELRGSDDTLPNFMSVGGQLINFGMEIGPGFLGPGFAPLSVRAQAIPSQGGGTPTDASAESNPNNENAAMAYPSFRVEDLALGGSLDADQHQKRTELWSRLQTDFANRQGTSSALASHQTVYQRAMNMMNGPAGKLFDLSDEPEELRQAYGTGVFGQSCLLARRLIEAGVSVIEVPFDGVSWDTHADNFTAVKNLSGELDSAWSTLMTDLDQRGLLETTTILWMGEFGRTPNINGNSGRDHFAQAWSCVFAGGGINGGQVYGATNESGMEVTNQKVEVGDVLTTLCDAVDIPSYTQNMSNLGRPINIAEGTAIVDVLS from the coding sequence GTGTGGAACATCAATCGACGTCGCTGTTTGCAGACTCTTGCGGGAAGTATCGCGGGGGCGAGTGCCAGTCCCTGGTTGCGACCACTCGCGCAGGCGATGGCGGCGGAAAAAACGGGTTCCCCGAAACGCAATTTGATCGTCCTCTGGATGACGGGGGGCCCGAGTCAGCTAGACACGTTCGACCTCAAACCGGAACATGAGAACGGAGGCGAGTTCAAACCGATCGACACCAACGTTCCCGGTATCCAGATCAGCGAACATCTTCCGCAGTTGGCGCAACAGGCAGACAAGCTGGCGATCATCCGCAGCCTCAGCACCAAAGAAGGAGACCACGCCCGCGGAACGTACCTGATGCACACGGGCCAGCGTCCCGGGGCACCGATTAACTATCCATCGATCTGTGCTTCCTTATCGAAAGAACTTCGTGGTTCAGACGATACGTTGCCCAACTTCATGTCTGTTGGTGGTCAGTTGATTAACTTCGGCATGGAAATCGGCCCGGGGTTTCTCGGCCCCGGTTTCGCCCCTCTCTCTGTCCGGGCTCAGGCCATACCATCCCAGGGAGGCGGTACGCCTACGGATGCCTCTGCTGAAAGCAATCCCAACAACGAAAACGCCGCGATGGCTTATCCCTCGTTTCGGGTAGAAGACCTTGCCCTCGGGGGGAGTCTGGATGCCGACCAGCATCAGAAACGGACTGAACTCTGGAGCCGGTTACAGACCGACTTTGCCAACCGGCAGGGAACGTCCTCGGCACTCGCCTCGCATCAGACTGTTTATCAACGGGCGATGAATATGATGAATGGTCCGGCAGGAAAACTGTTCGACCTGAGCGATGAACCCGAGGAACTGCGGCAGGCTTACGGAACGGGGGTCTTCGGTCAAAGCTGCCTGCTCGCGCGTCGGCTGATCGAAGCGGGAGTCTCCGTCATTGAAGTTCCGTTCGACGGTGTCAGCTGGGACACTCACGCGGACAACTTTACTGCTGTCAAAAATCTCTCCGGTGAACTCGACTCTGCCTGGTCGACCTTAATGACCGATCTTGACCAACGAGGCCTGCTGGAAACGACGACGATCCTCTGGATGGGAGAGTTCGGTCGCACCCCGAACATCAACGGGAACAGTGGCCGCGACCACTTCGCCCAGGCCTGGAGTTGTGTCTTCGCCGGAGGCGGCATCAACGGCGGTCAGGTCTACGGTGCCACCAACGAATCCGGTATGGAAGTCACCAACCAGAAAGTCGAAGTCGGCGACGTCCTCACCACCCTCTGCGACGCAGTCGACATCCCGTCCTACACCCAGAACATGTCGAACCTGGGCAGACCGATTAACATCGCGGAGGGTACGGCGATTGTGGATGTGCTGAGTTAG